Within the Candidatus Zixiibacteriota bacterium genome, the region CAGCCGGATATGTGCGGTGATGCCGATGGCAGCGAATCGATTTCGATTTCAGATGCTGTCTACTTGATCGCCTACATCTTTTCCGGCGGTCCGGCACCGGGATCGACCACCAAAGGCGATCCGTCTTGCGACGGGCAGGTAACGATCTCCGATGCGGTGTACTTGATCAGTTACATCTTCGCCGGCGGTCCAGCGCCGTGCGCCAACTGTAAGTAGTCCTTCCAAAGGGCAGGTCTCCTCGTGGATGTTCGTGACAAACGAAACTCTACAAGGAGACTTGCCCCACAGTTTCTGTTTACCGGAGTACAAATGGATACAGGCAGGCGCTGGCCTGCCTGTCTGGTCTGAATCGGTGCGCTGCGGTCCGAATGCCTAACGCAACTGGAACTTGAGCGTCGCTTTGACAGTGATCTCGCGGTCGCCGTGACCGGAGAGGCGGGCTTCCAGCGCCGCTGCCAGAACCGCCTGCTCAAATCCCCAATCGGGCGCCGAGCAACTGACAATCCGGGCATCTTTCATCTTGCCCTTCTTGTCGAACGTGATGTTCACTTCGACCACACCCTCCTTGTTGACGACGCGCGCCTTCTTCGGATACACCGGGTCGATGTAAAGCTGATACCTGGAGGCGTCTTCAACGGCCGTGGTATCGGTGGTGGTGACGCGGCGAGTCGGCTCGACCTTTTTGATCGGCCGCTCGGTGTCGGGACGTTTGAGTCGGCTCTCGATGTCAACCAGCGGTTTGGTTTTGCCGCCCGAAATCTGGGTGGCGTAGAGGTCATCCTTGTCAGTTTGACCGGCGGTGATTGGTACAGCGAAGATCGTGACGGCGATGAATGTGAGGATGGTTGCCATCGCCGGCCAGCAGAGTGATTTCGCTGTCATTGCCCTCTCCTCCTCTCACTTTAGTCTAACAGCGTCCCGCTACTATTAGTTTCGAACGCGAGGGCGAAAACTTAAGTCAACCATGCC harbors:
- a CDS encoding TonB family protein; translation: MTAKSLCWPAMATILTFIAVTIFAVPITAGQTDKDDLYATQISGGKTKPLVDIESRLKRPDTERPIKKVEPTRRVTTTDTTAVEDASRYQLYIDPVYPKKARVVNKEGVVEVNITFDKKGKMKDARIVSCSAPDWGFEQAVLAAALEARLSGHGDREITVKATLKFQLR